Below is a window of Nicotiana tabacum cultivar K326 chromosome 19, ASM71507v2, whole genome shotgun sequence DNA.
ccaagtgttccgatttcaactcaaacacttccaaatctcgaaccaactattcccacaagtcataaatcaattaaagtacatacagaaagttttatttaagtaacggagttctaaaagtcaaaatgaccgattggatCGTTACATGTGCTGTAATAGTATACTTGCCTATTCACTCTTTTAACGAATTGGGTCGAGCAATTTCACAAGATATATTGTTTTCTATGAAAAATAATTTGTGGTCAAAAGAATTGGATTTGTCTTGGAAAACCACTCTATAATTACATATTTGTAATTAATCAAAAGACAGATATTACCTAAGTTTCTAAATTAAAATATAGAACAAACTGTGCCATTAACTAACGGCACTGTCTCATCCATTTTAAGGTTTGATAAATTGAGATTTGCATCGAAAAAGTTACATTTTGAAGGTTAAACGTTTCATATCAAACCTAATTCTATAACCCAAtcaatgaaaattaaaaataaaggaATACTTTCTATCTTATCCACCGTAAAATCCaaacaaagaaatgaaattaCCCATCTGTCCGACTTTGTCGCGTAACTTTTTGTCTGATAGGTTTCcaataaaaaagaaatattaaTAGCCACAGAAAATCGTTATTTTGTCGGAGAGAGTGTTTTTCCCTCTCACCTTTTCACTCTCCATTACACTTTCTCTCTCTATACTCTCCGCTTCCGGCCACCGGCAATCGTTTCCCGGTAATGTCGGACCACACTGTATCCGCTCCTCTCTTACATTCCTCCACCCACCTCTCAGATTCCGATCACGATCACGCGCCTGAGCCGCACGTGATCCTTACCGTTGACGACGACGATGGGGTCCACCAGCTACCCAACGGCGATGATCATCAATTGGTTACTCATATTTCGGAGGTGGATGATAATCCATATGCGTTTCTTGGAGCGAAACGGTTCGACATGCCTCGATCCACCACCGTTGACCCGTTTAGGAACAATACACCTAGAATCGAAGGGGTCTATGAATGGTTCAAGATTGTCGTGTGTTTGCCACTTGCTTTGGTGAGGTTGGTGCTTTTTGGGTTCTCTTTGATGGTCGGTTACGTGGCGACACGTGTTGCTTTGCACGGGTGGAAAGATAAACAAAATCCTATGCCTAAATGGAGGTCCAGATTGATGTGTGTTACCCGGTTTAGTGCCAGAACCATCCTCTTCTCTTTTGGGTATTTATTCAAACAACGACCTTTTTTGGCTTTCAACCATTTGTTTGCAAATTTGGCCAGTCAAAGAATATTAGTAGTACTTTTGTTTAATTAAAGGAGTAGGATTTCTTGAGTTTGTGTTGGTACAGATTGCTTCTTTAGCAAGATAGACAGTGATCTTGTTGGTTTCTTGTGAAAGGGTGAaggagatttatttattttttggttacTTGTGTTTAAAAGTGAAATAATAATTTATACGCCTTTTTTCTCAAAGAGAGGTGCTATTAGGTTAACTTCACCTCtcttttttgtttcatgttggtaGTACATATATTGCATTGAACTTTCATTTGTTGCATCGACCCTTGATATGCATTGAGCCCTTGACACACCCGTTGAGGACGGGTGTGATTTGAGTTTGAGTATTTCATGTGGATCCTTCAAAAATAGCTAGATGTACTTTCATTGGATACTTACACACACCTGTATTGGAAACTAATTCATCTAGCAGGAGAGTGATTAAATTAAGCAACAGCCACAGTAAgtttgagatttttttttttttttttctttttctagtagAGTTCTTTTCTCTATGAAGAGGTGGATGGGGTGACTCACGGAGTGGATAAAAACCTGTTTACTAAGTAGCTTGGGGTGTTGGAGCTCTTGGGAAATTTAGTGGCTTAATTACGTTATTAAGGAAGACCTCTGGCCTAGTTCACGCTATTATATAAGCTTAGTTCACGCTATTATATAAGCTTTACCGgtacaaatattttctttttagttgttAAATATACCCTTACAAATCCTACTATTATTCCTTTTCCATGTATtgaaatttttctatttttcctttgtatCTTGTAGCAATATTTGGTGGATATGGATTTACGAGATTAATGGTTTCATCTTGTATATAAGAGGGGTATAGAGCATGCCATTAATTGTGAATTTTATGTGGACAGTAACTTGCAAATTGAAAGTCAGGCATTTTGTGCTGTCAAAACAAAATAGGTCATTCCATGTTAAAAGAGGTCATGTCGTAGTCATATTAGTATGTAAGCTGCTGTCAGAGTTCAAGGAATTTGTTTTATTAGATTTGCTTTCCAACAACTGTGTCTGacaaaatatctttttttttgttccttttctcctttcttatttaCTGTTCCAGGTACCAATGGATAAGGCGAAAAGGAAAACCTGCGCCAAGGGAGATAGCTCCGGTTGTTGTATCTAATCATGTCTCCTACATAGACCCTATCTTCTTTTTCTATGAGTTGTTTCCTACCATTGTTGCTTCTGAGTCCCATGATTCCATGCCTTTCGTCGGAACTATTATCAGAGCTATGCAGGTAATGGGCACACAACAACATTGTCTCAAATTTTATGTCTACTTAGTACTTATTAGCATATTGGTGCTAGTACGTATAATTTATGTTTTGTCATTTCTTGGCAGACTTCATTTGATTCTAGCTTCGAATTCTGGAATCCAGTTTATTCTGCCTCAGAATGCCTGGTACATATATCTGTAATTAAGACATTAAAGTTGCTTATGCCTTCTCCCTTTTTGCAGGTGATATATGTTAATAGATTCTCTCCCACTTCAAGGAAGCATGCTGTTGGTGAAATAAAGGTAAATAGTATCTGTCTTTGGTCTCTTGTTTTTCTATTGGTACTTGGATGATaaacattttttggctattatgTTAGTGCATATCATTCTGAGGTTATTTAAATCTACTTCTTACATGTAGGCCCATGATCACTTATTCATAGTTGTATATATGTTTTCAAGATATGTTGTTGAAGTTTGCCCTGGAGCACATGAAATGTTTTGAGCCATCCCAGGCAAAGCTTGCTCTTTTAATTTCATGTCTAGGGATCTAGGTTGAGCTCTATACTCCAGATAGATATAGATGCAGTTCAGTTGAAGTCTGGGGGTAGTTTTCAAGCACATTTTGCTTGTTCAACTGCTTGCCAACAAGTGCAAAGAATTATAGAAGATCGGGAAATTAATGTGTGTGGTCCATAAGAGACTCTTGATCCTTTTCATCAACAAGCATTTTGCTATTTCTAAAGCCTTAAACTTCCTATTAGTATATTAATAATCTACCCATTTCTCTTATGTCTCCTGATTGCCATCGGGGTAATGACTTATGTTACTATTATTCATTTGATATGAAGTAAATATTTATTTAGAGTAAAGCTGACACATGAGAAGGTACCATTAAAAGAAAAGCAATGTTAGCAAAATTTATATCTCCGGAATTTTATGAAGTTCATGTACTCTCTTAATCAGCTAAATAAGGTCTGAAGAAGTATTTTTCCCTTTAGCAACCATCTATTACACTCCCTTCATGGGGAGTATTTGGTGCCACATGTATATGCAGAATATATACAAAAGTTTTACTTTGTACTCCGCTAGGCATAAGAGAATTAGAATTAATGAACAGCTCGGTCCACAATTAGTAAGTAGATTACATTCTTTTCTAGAATGTATAAATATAAAGTGTTTAGCAATATAGCTATTTGATACAGAAATATGCTTTCAAGGATCTGAAAACAGAGAAAGGCTTCGTGCAATCAATTTCCCCGAGTGCTTTTATTTCCTGAAGGGACTACAACCAATGGAAGAGCTATTATTTCCTTTCAACTTGGTGCATTTATCCCAGGCTATCCTATCCAGCCTGTTATTGTGCGTTATCCCCACGTTCACTTTGATCAATCATGGTATACTCTTCCTTCTCAGCAGGTTCTTTGGGGCTGAtacatttgttttatttattgttgccCTCATGTGGGATTTCATTGTCGTGCAGGGGGAATGTTTCCCTAGGAATGCTGATGTTTAGAATGTTCACACAGTTCCACAATTTCATGGAGGTATGTATGACTTGCATTAAGAAAAGAAGTGACTAAGTGTTCATGGACGTATATGCACTCTTCGATGTGTGACTGCCCCTCCAATGTCAAGTTTCAAATCTATTATCTGCTTTTCTACTACGAGTCATATGTCTAGAGCTCTGCTCCTTTCCCATCTGAAAGTCTGTGCTCTTTTACATGTATATGCGTTCCTTTTGGGCTCAGTTTGTTAGCAGATTGATTTATCAATATGATGGTATATGACTGCCAATATTTAGCTTTTCATGGAAACTATGGCTATTCTTCAggtcttttgaaatttgtggagTAATCTGTTGAATGTTGCTTGACTTTGGTACACTGATATTTTTAGATTGTCTTAGATGTGTTTTTATCTTTATTCAGATCTATATCTGATAGAAAAAACTTATCTTCATTATGCTTAATTTAGAAACCTGCCGCTGTTTTCTCCAGTTGTGTTGTAGGCCTATCTGCTTGGGTTCAGTAGCTTTAAATATTTTACATTATGTTCTTGTTTGTTTTAGATTCAttagttgttaaattttttaCTGGGGATCATGTTATTATGTGCTTTCAATAGTGTGTTTGTTTCATACTTTCTCTTATTTAAACTGTgctaatacaacaacaacaacaacatacccagtatagtcccacaagtggggtctggggagggtagtgtgtacgcagaccttacccctacctgtaGAGGTAGAGAGGCAAAACTGTGGTAATGTATTCTTTAAAATTACAAATATATTCACAAAATATGTTCTACCAGTGAACTCTGGAAGTCTTAACTTCTAAAACTTTGGGATTCCATCAAACTTCCACTCCCCTAAAACTTTTGGAGTTTTGCTTCAATTACTATTCTGGCTTCATATGCTTAGTATATTTTGGCAACTGTGGAtaatttcatgttttattctcTTTTCTCTAAAACATAATTACATAATCTAGTAATGAAATtaacttgcacacaaaatttggccATGGCTTTTCTCATTAGCCTTTTAATTTTCCTTTCCATCTTTTTTGCTTCCTGTGTATAGTTGGTCACTATTGGGCTGGGGAAGGTATTTGGTGACATATATGATTTATTATCCTTGGAAATACTTGCCATTTTCTTTTACTAGTGCGGATATTACTGTTGAAACAATTATCTCACTTTGTTTAGTAATGTGCAGGTTGAGTACCTTCCTGTTGTTTCACCTCATGAGAATCAGAAAGAAAATGCTGTACGGTTTGCTCAAAGGGTGAGTCGATTCTAACAACAGAACTTACTCTTGTGCTGACTGGACAAGATTTTATTTTTCACGTGTTGTATGTGTTGTTGCATATAAAAACTTCTTGAATGCAAAAATATGGAGTATTCAGTTTTTTTTCCAGCTTCTTTTATTTCACGTGCTTGTGCTTTCCATTATAGAAATCCTGCCCGGTAAATTGCTGCAGAATTCATGATATGACATAGATTTGTGCCATTTGTTATGTTACATGGATCCTTCGTTAGCCTTTTAAAGTCGATGAATGCTACACCAAGATGGTGGCAAAAATATGTACAATGAATAAGGAGTGGCCTACATAGCTTCGCCCCTATAACCACATGTAGCCCACAAGTTGTTCCAATCATATATACAAGTAGGAATGTTCTCATTACACAAAAACAATGATATACAAAATCTCTTTACAAGCTGTTCATGTCCCTCTCACTAGTCTGGAGtagtcttctttttctttccttccacACTGTCGAAAAAAAAGAACACACCGGCATCGTTCTTATGGAGTTGGGGGGTGACTTGGGACAAGAGACAATGCTTGTTGAAGTTGGGTGACTTATTTTTACAGTTACAAGGCCAACTTCATCTAAATTTTCTCCTTGCAGCTTCTGTAGTGTGGTTGTGATTTTAGTGATGAATAAATTACGTTTGTTGTATTTGAGACTCTTGTAGTGACTTGACACACGCACACAAACAAAAGAACAAATTTTGTGTGCTTGTGCAGTTGAATGTCATTTTGTTGATAACATGTGTAATCAAATGTTACTAAATGTGTGAGCTTGTCTAATCAGCTATCTCCTTTATACATCCTATTTACGGAAGCTTGATCCTTAAATTTTTTTATCAATACAGACTGGCCATGCTGTTTCAACTGCCCTCAACGTTGTACAAACATCTCATTCTTATGGCGACGTACTGCTTCTTGCTAAGGCGTTGGAGTGCAATCAGGTATATGGTTCTTTTCGAGATTTGCTAACTAAATCACATTCAAATTGCTTGTATTGATGTATCAATTTGattttcttcctcctcctcctcaggTATATGTGCTCTTCCTAAAGAGCACATATAGCTTATCTGAGACTAATATAAACCTCATATGCTATTACACTGTCAGCAAATAGACATTGATGCATGCAGTGCCGCTTATAGTACTCCACATGTTGCCAATCTGCTAAATATCTGGTCCTAGTTGCTGTATATTTACCTCCAAATGTGCAATCTTGATATAATAATAACATTTTTATTTTCTGGGTTACTGTCAACACTATGAGACTTATGGCCTG
It encodes the following:
- the LOC107776513 gene encoding lysophospholipid acyltransferase LPEAT2 isoform X1, translated to MSDHTVSAPLLHSSTHLSDSDHDHAPEPHVILTVDDDDGVHQLPNGDDHQLVTHISEVDDNPYAFLGAKRFDMPRSTTVDPFRNNTPRIEGVYEWFKIVVCLPLALVRLVLFGFSLMVGYVATRVALHGWKDKQNPMPKWRSRLMCVTRFSARTILFSFGYQWIRRKGKPAPREIAPVVVSNHVSYIDPIFFFYELFPTIVASESHDSMPFVGTIIRAMQTSFDSSFEFWNPVYSASECLVHISVIKTLKLLMPSPFLQVIYVNRFSPTSRKHAVGEIKRKASCNQFPRVLLFPEGTTTNGRAIISFQLGAFIPGYPIQPVIVRYPHVHFDQSWGNVSLGMLMFRMFTQFHNFMEVEYLPVVSPHENQKENAVRFAQRTGHAVSTALNVVQTSHSYGDVLLLAKALECNQENPSLYLVEMAAVEAAFHLSSLEAVEFLDVFLSMNPDSKGQVEIHDFLRVLRLKSCTLSEKIFGFIDMQKSGKITFKQFLVGSAHILKQPLFHQACESAFTACDDGGKNYILEQEFRYSLMLSLPGLSSNEIHGLFTLFDTDHDGKISKADLIACLRRYPLLIALFSPCVLQQTCP
- the LOC107776513 gene encoding lysophospholipid acyltransferase LPEAT2 isoform X2; the protein is MSDHTVSAPLLHSSTHLSDSDHDHAPEPHVILTVDDDDGVHQLPNGDDHQLVTHISEVDDNPYAFLGAKRFDMPRSTTVDPFRNNTPRIEGVYEWFKIVVCLPLALVRLVLFGFSLMVGYVATRVALHGWKDKQNPMPKWRSRLMCVTRFSARTILFSFGYQWIRRKGKPAPREIAPVVVSNHVSYIDPIFFFYELFPTIVASESHDSMPFVGTIIRAMQVIYVNRFSPTSRKHAVGEIKRKASCNQFPRVLLFPEGTTTNGRAIISFQLGAFIPGYPIQPVIVRYPHVHFDQSWGNVSLGMLMFRMFTQFHNFMEVEYLPVVSPHENQKENAVRFAQRTGHAVSTALNVVQTSHSYGDVLLLAKALECNQENPSLYLVEMAAVEAAFHLSSLEAVEFLDVFLSMNPDSKGQVEIHDFLRVLRLKSCTLSEKIFGFIDMQKSGKITFKQFLVGSAHILKQPLFHQACESAFTACDDGGKNYILEQEFRYSLMLSLPGLSSNEIHGLFTLFDTDHDGKISKADLIACLRRYPLLIALFSPCVLQQTCP